The window ATATGTCAAACAAGGCGCACAACAGGTGTGCAAGAGTAGTTTCATAGGATCTATTGTAACAAGAAATACATGCCTGTCAATGCTCACATTTCGCTTGACAAAGAATAGCAACATGCTCACACTTATTAAAAAGAGGAGAGTATGAATATGTCCGAAATTTTTAAGATTTTTACGAGCTTTGGCGCAGGCCTTCTATCCTTCTTCTCACCCTGTATATTACCTCTTATTCCTGTATATATTTGTTTTATTACAGGAATATCAAGTGAAGAATTAGGTGATTTGAGTAATAAAGACTTCAAAAAAAGAAAACTGATTCTAACTGAAACCATTCTATTCATCCTTGGTTTTTCATTGATTTTTGTTCTTATGGGTGCTTCAGCCAGCCTTTTAGGCACATATCTTTTTACTAAACAGAAAATCATAAGAATCATTGGAGGTATAATAGTTATTCTATTTGGACTGCATATCAGCGGTCTATTTAATATAAAGTTCTTGCAGTATGAAAAAAAACTGCATCTTAAAACCAAGCCTGTAAATAAGTTCGGCTCTTTTTTAGTAGGCGCAGCTTTTGGCATTGGCTGGACACCATGTGTCGGTCCTATATTAGGAAGTATTCTTATGCTTGCAGCTAGTGATGCCACTTTATTCAAGGGAATTTTGCTATTGAGCTTCTATTCGCTTGGACTGGCCTTGCCATTCCTTTTACTCAGTATAGGGGTAGGAAAGGCACTGATTCTATTATCCAGGATAAAGAGACATTTCAGACTGATTTCAATTATAAGCGGTATATTGCTCAGTGCTATTGGAATATGGATTATAATAGGGACATTAGGGCTTTCATAAAAACAGCTAGCATATTATATCTTTTAGTTTGATTATATCATCTATAATAAAATCCGGTTCTGCTCTAATTATATCCTCTTTTTTGCTTACTCCATAAGTAACAGCGCAGGTGAGTATACCTGCATTTTTACCGGCTAATATATCTATATCCATATCACCGACCATTATAGATTTTTTCTCATTTACGTGAAATCCCTGCATTGTTTTACATAATTGGAATGGAGAAGGTTTTATGTACTCAACTTCATCTCCTCCTATGATATTCTTAAAATAATCATATATTGCCAACGACTTTAAATTAGATACAACTTCTTCATGATTTTTATTGCTTACAACAGCCTTTTTCTTATCTTTAAAATATTCAAGAACTTCTTTTACATTCGGATATAGAATGGAGTTATCCATAGAATGTTTTTTGTAGTATTCTCCAAACACAGAAACAGCTTCTTTTAGAAAATTTTGTTTATCTCCCAGCAACTTTTTTACTAAATGTTCTCTCCCGTCTCCTACATAAGAAGTTATCTCTTGCTCGCTTTTTTTCATAAGCCCAAAATTCTCTAAAGTAAAATTGCCTGCATTGGTTATATCTTTCATTGAGTCAACCAGCGTGCCGTCCAGATCAAACATAATAAGTTCTATATTCTTTTTCATATTTTCAAGAAGTCTTTTACCTCATTAACGTCAAAAGTATGCCTGCATTTTGGTAAAGCATTTATAAACGATCTTCCATAATATCTGGTTTTAATCCTCGGGTCCAGAATTGCCACTACGCCTCTATCTGATTTAGTTCTTATTAGTCTTCCACATCCTTGCTTAAACATCATTATTGCCTGTGGCACCTGATACTCTATAAAAGAATTCTCATTTCTTGATTCTATAAGTTCCATTTTTGCTTCTGTTATAGGATCATCTGGAACAGAAAATGGCAATTTTGTAATAATTACACATTCCAAAGCTTTTCCCGGGACATCTATACCTTGCCAAAAAGTGGTTGTTCCAAATAAAACAGAATTCCTATTTTTTTTAAAATTTGCAAGTAACTCGTAACGAGGTTTATCTCCTTGTCTTAATAAATTTATATCTTTGTAACTCGAGATTAAATCGTTAAATATAGCATTTAACATCTTATAACTGGTAAATAATATAAATATTCTCCCTTTCATAATATCTATTATCTTTTTGATGTGTTCAAGGACTTGCCTTTGGAATACTTCAAATTTATGGTTTGGGTCTTCCATCTTTTTTGGAAGATATAAAAGAACATTTTTCTCATAATTAAAAGGGGACCCTAGCAGCAGTTCATCACAGTCTTTTATCCCGAGACGCTTCTTTATAAATCCAAAATCATTATTTGTAGATAATGTAGCAGACGTAAGTATAATTGGTTTTATTTTGCTAAATAATTGCTTGTCTAACTCCTCTGCAATTTCTATCGGAGCGGCAAAAAGCGAATATTTTACGGTTCTTTTTCCTTTTGATATTTCAATCCAATAAACATAATCGTCCTTTGTGTGATCTAAAATAAACGACATGGCTTTTGATATATCAACACACCTTTTTGCATACGATTTTATTAAAACCTCATCTTCTTCGTCTTTTATATAATTTAATAATTCAGATAAAGAGCCCGTAAGGTGTTTCAATGGTTCTTCCATGTAATTAAAAACTATGTTTTTTGTCCTTATTCTTTTCGAGTCATTTTCTGCTCCGAATATCTGGCTTATCTCATGAAAAAAATCACGAGATGCTTGCTCTGACTCGGACAAGTATTCCTTGATACTTTTTATCGTTTGTCTATTTAGATTCTTGAATTTGCTCAATAGTCCTTTGTTTGTTTTTGGATTATATATTGAATCAAACAGATATTTAATTTTCGAATTGCTTAGTTCTATGCCAAGGTAACTTGTTGCTACCTTTTCCAGTGTTTGAGCCTCATCAAATACCACAGCATGAAAATTTGGCAAAACCTGACCACCTGAGGCAAGATTAGTAAAAAACAGGGAATGGTTTGTTACTAAAATATTGGATTTTCTCTCCGTGTTCTTCGCTCTTTTATAGAAACAATCATCTTTAAAAGAACACTTTTTTCCCAAACATAAATCCGATTCTCTGCATACATTATTCCATACCCCGCTTTTGGGAATAAAATCTAAATCCGA of the bacterium genome contains:
- a CDS encoding helicase C-terminal domain-containing protein; its protein translation is MQKTSINALDYGGIISQRLRGYELRPQQLQMSEAIGDAIKLNKHLVVEAGTGIGKSLAYLIPFVIYTAGNNKKVIISTYTKTLQNQLCSKDLPFLKKSLGIKFSYALCLGSENYLCLRRLNSKYAYDLLDSDTQFNEMAKILDWSSKTKSGIKSDLDFIPKSGVWNNVCRESDLCLGKKCSFKDDCFYKRAKNTERKSNILVTNHSLFFTNLASGGQVLPNFHAVVFDEAQTLEKVATSYLGIELSNSKIKYLFDSIYNPKTNKGLLSKFKNLNRQTIKSIKEYLSESEQASRDFFHEISQIFGAENDSKRIRTKNIVFNYMEEPLKHLTGSLSELLNYIKDEEDEVLIKSYAKRCVDISKAMSFILDHTKDDYVYWIEISKGKRTVKYSLFAAPIEIAEELDKQLFSKIKPIILTSATLSTNNDFGFIKKRLGIKDCDELLLGSPFNYEKNVLLYLPKKMEDPNHKFEVFQRQVLEHIKKIIDIMKGRIFILFTSYKMLNAIFNDLISSYKDINLLRQGDKPRYELLANFKKNRNSVLFGTTTFWQGIDVPGKALECVIITKLPFSVPDDPITEAKMELIESRNENSFIEYQVPQAIMMFKQGCGRLIRTKSDRGVVAILDPRIKTRYYGRSFINALPKCRHTFDVNEVKDFLKI
- a CDS encoding cytochrome c biogenesis protein CcdA encodes the protein MNMSEIFKIFTSFGAGLLSFFSPCILPLIPVYICFITGISSEELGDLSNKDFKKRKLILTETILFILGFSLIFVLMGASASLLGTYLFTKQKIIRIIGGIIVILFGLHISGLFNIKFLQYEKKLHLKTKPVNKFGSFLVGAAFGIGWTPCVGPILGSILMLAASDATLFKGILLLSFYSLGLALPFLLLSIGVGKALILLSRIKRHFRLISIISGILLSAIGIWIIIGTLGLS
- a CDS encoding HAD-IA family hydrolase — translated: MKKNIELIMFDLDGTLVDSMKDITNAGNFTLENFGLMKKSEQEITSYVGDGREHLVKKLLGDKQNFLKEAVSVFGEYYKKHSMDNSILYPNVKEVLEYFKDKKKAVVSNKNHEEVVSNLKSLAIYDYFKNIIGGDEVEYIKPSPFQLCKTMQGFHVNEKKSIMVGDMDIDILAGKNAGILTCAVTYGVSKKEDIIRAEPDFIIDDIIKLKDIIC